ATTCTAGAAGCCCCTCTTACTAATTAAATCCAAACAAATGAAAAATTCAAAAAAATTACTTATTGTAGCGGGAGCTGCAGGCGAAATCGGAACCGAGTATTGCAAGATGGCCATTGCACACAAAGTTAATTGCATTGGGATTGTTAGAAATCGAAGAACAGGAATCAAATCACCTTTCTTTACTGAAGTAGTATGTGGCCTCGACAAAGAAGCATCCATACATGAGTCATTTGCAGATGTTGATTTCAGTGAATATAAAGAAATCATTTATCTGCACACTATTGGCGTAGATAACTTTGATCCCCGTGGTTACCCAAATATAGAGCCCTTAAAAACAATTCCGCTAGAGATCTATGATTCAAATGTAAATTCATTTAAGTATTTACTTAGGTATTGTGGAATGAAGATCAGTGCGTTAAATGATGGTAGAAGAGACTCTAAGATTAGCTTGAAAATTGCAATTATTGCAGGAGTTTCAGACAAGTACACTCCCTTTGTAATTGAGCCTTTTTGTGAAGCTAAATTTATCTTGAGACAGTATATTCAATCATATATACAACTGCATCCGGATTGGATTTCAGGACTCTCGATAAATATTACCTCAACAATTACTGCTTCTGCATTACGAGTACGGCCACATGCAGATACCACGTACTGGCTACAGCCATCTGAAGTAGTTCAGAAATCATTTGAAACGCTTATCTCAAACGCCCGTAAGTACAAGGAGATGGATATCATAAAAAACTTTCCAGATTTTATTCCTGGATATTATATGTCCAATAAAGATTTGTATGAAAAATGGAGCAGAGAAACAGGTGTTAAGTAATAATCTAAGGAATTTCTGTCGATTAATCTTCAGAAATTCCTTTCATTATTCAGCTCACGATATTTCGTGGGTTGATAGTGAAATTGCCCTTTGTTAACTTAAAAAGTACATTATGAAAAAGGATGTTTCTGAAATTCTTGCCTTTGTGTTTGCTAAAATTGTAGGTTGTATTTTCTTTGGTTGGCTAACATACCTCGCTGGGATTCTTGTAGTTCTAGCAGTACTGGATGATAATCAAAACTTGTTTTCAACATTCGGTTATTCCATCTTTTGTTTGGGCTCACTGATCTTTGCCGTATTTTTTCTTGCAATGAGTGAAGAAGATTTAAGGAAAAAGCGGAAAGATAGGAATACTAACTGGAGAAACTTGGCTCCCAAACTTTGCCGCCAGCGGATCATTATTGAAGCAATCACGGATCACTGTGTCACACCAGAAGAGTTCAAAGACTATCTTTTGAAACTCTCTCATGTTGTCGGCATGCGATTACTGGAGCATGGCAAAGATCCTAACCCTTCTGCCTATGACGCCGAGAATATGGGTTACGGTGGCTGGATTCATTGGGTCACTTCCGGCGCGCATATGTATTCGTATCCTGCCGAGGTCACAGGTGGTGCAGGACATTTGCTTAGTGTCGATGCCTATACCTGTAAACCGTTCTCCGTCGAGAAAGCTGTTAAATTCACCCGAGAGTATTTCAAACCGAAAGACATAGTCTGGCGGGAATTTTAACTCTATCCTAAGTCGTATTTTATGAAAATGAAATACGACTTTTTCTTATAGTCAGTAAACTTAAAGTTTATTAATTTATAATAACAAACAATAAATTATATATCTGTCAATATTCCTGCTATGCTTATCACAAAATAAGTTCACTAAAAATCAAACAAGATGAAAGAAAAATATTATGTAATAGCATCCACTGCCTTCTTGTTGGTCTTGATTACTGTTTTGGTCTCTTTACCTTCTTGTGGTTTCCATCTGGTGAAATTTGGGTCACAACGCGCTTTCATTATGAAAACTGGGAAAATAGTTTCAGTTCGTAGTGTTCCGACAGATAAGGAAATCGGGGATACAATCATTGTGTTCCATACTAGTGACCAATCAGATACAACATATGTTTGGATAGAAGATGACTTTGCTCCGACACATGAGCAGGAGGGAATAAAAAATCAAAGCGGTGAGTGTAGGTATAGGGCAATAATCGTCTCTCCTGGCACGAAACAAGTGACCCCAACTAATGCTTTTACTGTTGATACTTATTCGAGCTCGTATAATCCCAATACAAATTCATTCGAAGTTGGATTCGATGTTAAAGAAAGAAATACAACAGGAAAGGTTCAGGTATTTGTAAAGCAAGGAGAAGATTGCAGAACAACCAACCATAAGATTTTCGACAGTTTATTAGTAGTAACTCAGTATGCAGACACCTACAGATTTATTTCATTTAAAGAACGTTAGGGTTCCAAAAAACCAGACAGAATGTCTGGTTTTTTATATTTTGTCCTCCAGATTTTTAGGAATGACAAAATTTTTCGTAAAGCGTTTTTTGAGTATATGGGCTTTTGATTTGTTGTGATCGACAAGTATCTTGGACTTCCTGTGCTTGGATAATATTGCTCGTAGTTTCTTGTCAGCTTCTTCGTCATATACTTTTAGCGCTCTAAACAATATGTCGATTTCATTTGCAACTTTCTCATCATAGCGAGTCGTAATGATATAGTCTCCCATCACGACAATATTGTCTGTGAGGGGAAAATTGAAACTCTCATCGATTGCAACTTGGACAGTATCGGTCTGATATTTTTTCTTAAAAGAAATTGCCATTGGTGTCTGCACACCAAGTGTTGTGAAGAGTTGGTGCCTTTTCTTCTTGATTAAATCAAATAAGTTATTTTCAGCTTCTGGCCTGTCATACATGAACCACTCATGATGGTTATAGAAAAATATTGGTTCACCTTTTAGTTCTTCGGCCAACAGTAGAAAAAGATGTGCCCAATAAATATCAAGTTCGGTAGTTGATGTGAACGTATATGACTGTATGCGTCCTTCTCGTTTGGAAAGCCTCTTAACAATACCGTATGCACTCTCTGCTTGTTCAACAAATTTGGCAATTTTTGCAATCCAAACAATATTTAACGATACACGCCGTCCATGTTTTATTACCTGTTCTTCTTTAATAAGCTCACGAAGTGCTTTGTAATAAGCTTGTTTCGTTGCGTCAAATGGTCTTGCAACTAAATCCATTAATTCGAGGCTATCCTTTTCACCAGCAACAAGCTCAAGTACGATTGCGCCTTTCAACCCTATTACGCTTCCCGGGAAAATATTGTGAGTAAACTTTTTATTTACTATCATAATATAACTATCGCATTTTTTGAAATGGTGTCAATAGCATTGTATGCTTAGAAAAATTGTTAACTTAAATCAAAACCAATGGCACTCTGCGGATTCAACAAGCAAATGATAGATGGCGTCAAGAATTTTTTTGAAGGCGCTGCTGATCAAATCACTATTCGTGCTCAAGAAGAAAATATGGTTATTCGAGAAGTAATTGAAAATATTGAGCTACCAGAACTTGATTTTATGATTTCTGAACTTTCACGTTCAGGCAAAGATGATGTATTCTTGGGTCTTTCCTATCTAGCGAGAGCACAATACAAAGTTGGACTCAAAGGAGTTAAAGAAGGTGGTGATATAAAAATTGTTTGTAATACATTTGTCGAAAAAGAAATTCCCCGACTTTTGGAACTTGAGGATAAGTATTATAAAGAATTGCGACCAAAATATGGAATGGAAGAAGCAATAAAAAGAATGTTTTCGTAAATTCAAAAACCGACTCATCGAGTCGGTTTTTTTCTTTTCCAAATTTATTATTGCTCTGGTGGAGGAGTTGGTTTTGGTGGTGTTGGAATAGCTGGTGGGTACGGATTCTTGATGAAGTCTTTGTCAGCTTCACGGATCGACAGTGATATACGATTGCGTTCTTTATCAACACCGACGACTTTAACCGGTACGCGCATGCCTTCTTTCAAAACATCAGTGACGCGGTTCACTCGGAAGCTACCGATCTCAGATATGTGTACGAGACCTTCAGCTTGCATGCCGATTTTGACGATAGCGCCGACCTCAATAATCTTTACCACTTCTCCTTCATATCGTTCGCCAGGCACATATTCATGCGTCATCTCTTCGATTATTTTTTTAGCTTTTTCAGCGCCGCCTTCCTTGCCGGTGACATACACTGTGCCATCATCTTCGATGGTGATCTCTGCACCTGTATCTTCGCGAATGGCATTGACTGTTTTGCCGCCTGAGCCGATCACCATACCGATTTGATCAGGTCTGATTTTCAATACTAAAATTTTTGGCGCTTTTGGAGAAATATCTGCACGTGGTTTCGGTATCGTCGCCTCCATCACATCGAGAATTTCGAGACGTGCTTTCTTGGCTTGGAGAAGGGATTCTTTCAAAATCTCTGGTGGTATGCCGTCGACTTTGATATCGAGTTGGAGTGCGGTGATACCAACACGAGTGCCTGCAACTTTGAAATCCATATCACCGTAGTGATCTTCGGGACCTTGGATGTCAGTTAGGATTTTATAATTTTTGTGTGACGTTGTGTCGAGCATGAGTCCCATGGCGATACCTGCGACAGGTCGGCTGATCGGCACACCACCATCCATGAGTGCGATCGATGCAGCACAGATTGATGCTTGCGATGTTGAACCGTTCGACGCCATTGATTCTGAGACGACGCGAATTGTGTATGGGAAGTCGAGCTTGTTTGGCATCACTGGCCAGAGTGCTTTTTCTGCGAGGAAGCCATGTCCCATTTCACGGCGGTTGATACCACCGAGTCGTCCAGTCTCGCCGGCTGAGTACGGTGGGAAGTTGTAATGGTGCATGAAACGTTTCTCACCTCTGACTTCCATGCCTTCTTGCATGTACGTATCAGCTGGTCCGC
The Candidatus Nomurabacteria bacterium genome window above contains:
- a CDS encoding polyribonucleotide nucleotidyltransferase, with product MKIKEYTLELAGRTITAVFSDLADQAHGSVMLKCDNTVVLATAVMSKDGNNNPGFFNLTVEYLEKFYASGSILGSQYNRREGRPSDKAVLASRVIDRTIRPLFEHHIKNAVQVVVTVIALGDCDPTILGINAASLAIAVSDIPWNGPVGAVHVGRLKGVPDTGINLYVAPGGEPQYDLDLTVCGREGHINMIEALAFEIPENELGDAFDLAVKHITILETFQKQIVSDIGKTKKIFAVPTVTDDIKDLFHAHIEKSMMTDLFGTESKKMIHGLEDKWNELVAEKYGADEKNKELLATAKDYFSNEVDAFLHKGALEENKRADLRTMDQVRSLEAIAGGLSTSLHGSGIFYRGETHVLSVLTLGGPADTYMQEGMEVRGEKRFMHHYNFPPYSAGETGRLGGINRREMGHGFLAEKALWPVMPNKLDFPYTIRVVSESMASNGSTSQASICAASIALMDGGVPISRPVAGIAMGLMLDTTSHKNYKILTDIQGPEDHYGDMDFKVAGTRVGITALQLDIKVDGIPPEILKESLLQAKKARLEILDVMEATIPKPRADISPKAPKILVLKIRPDQIGMVIGSGGKTVNAIREDTGAEITIEDDGTVYVTGKEGGAEKAKKIIEEMTHEYVPGERYEGEVVKIIEVGAIVKIGMQAEGLVHISEIGSFRVNRVTDVLKEGMRVPVKVVGVDKERNRISLSIREADKDFIKNPYPPAIPTPPKPTPPPEQ